ACCTGGAGAGGAAAGTCCTGTCGATGTACAGCCACTCGGCCGGTGAGCAGCAGATTATTGCCATGGCCCTGGTAGCTGGGCTTGCACGAACTGCAGAACGCGGAGTGCCAATGATCATCGATACTCCGCTGGCCCGGCTCGATCAACTCCATCGGGAAAATCTCTGCAGTCACTTCTTTCCCAAGGTGGCAGAGCAGGTGGTGATCCTCTCGACGGACTCTGAAATCATCGGACCACTCCATCAGCTTCTGAAACCGGCTGTCGGCCTGGAGTATCTGATCGATCGTCATGCAGGTGGCAAGGAACATTCGTATTTGCGGGAGGGCTACTTCTAATGTCCCAGTACATCGCTTACTCCACCGACACCCTGGCAAGGCTCAAAATCCTCGCCGATGGCCTGAATTGGGAGCAGAACGCCGTCGCACGGCTGGCAGTGGCTGCCGGGTTCCGGCTGTATTCGCATCAGGAGGTCGCCAATCATGTTCCAGGCAAGCTGAGCGGAAGCTATCTTCACGATTCGCAGCTCGATTCTGAGCAGAACCAAATCCGTATCTTCAAGCTACTGGTCGAGCACCGAGAGGGCCGCCGCCTGGATCAGGTCGATGCCAATGACTGGCTCATTAAGTACCTCGATCTGGGTGCAAGCCGTCTCCACGAAGCCTGGGAAGGACGCGATGAGGACAAGTACAAATTCTTCGCCTTCCTGCGCGACCTCCTGACGACCACGTCTGTCCCCGATACCCTGTCAGCGCTTGTCTCCAGTGCACCTCAAATCCTGCTCGGAACGGATCAACAGGGGAAACCGATCCGGTTCTGCCCCAATCAGGAAGGGGGGCTTCGCAACGCAGCGCACCTGGCGATCGCTGGCACCACTGGGGTGGGCAAGACCCAGGTGTCCCTGGCGCTGATCGACCAGACGCTGCGGCAATCACCCCAGACAGGCTGTCTGATTCTGGATTACAAGGGAGACATCTCGAAGTCTCAAGGGACACTGCTCAAAGAACTCGGTTTCGTGGTCTACGAGGCTGGAAGGCAAGCACTACCACTCAATCCGCTCTTTCTGCCACCTGGCATCCATCCTGGCATCGCTGCTCAGAGCCTCACCCAGCGACTGTCCGACATCCAACGCCTTGGCCCTGTACAAATGCACCTGATACGGGAGTCCGCTCACGAGCTTTTCGAGGAGCGTGAAGCGCAGGTCCCGACCCTCGCAGCCTTCCGGGAAATGCTGCTCGCGAAGTATGAGGCGTCCGGAAAGGGGGGCAGGCCCGACACTGCCATCGGGCTGCTCAGCGACATCGCTGAGTTCAACCTCTTTCAGGGTGAAACCGGCCTGGACCCCACCACGTTTCTCTCAAAAAGGATCGTCATTGACTTCTCCGGCACCGAAGCCTTTCGCGATCTGGTCGCCTTCTTTCTCCTCAATTACATCAACAACGGCATGAAGCTGCTGGGCGATGCACCAGTCCATCAGGGACCGGATGGCACCCGTTACCGCGAGATGCGAACCCTGATCTTCATCGATGAAGCGCATCACTATCTGAGTGCGAAGGCAAGCCCGGTTTATGACATCGTGCGGGAAGCCCGGTCCTTCGGGGTCGCACTCTGGCTTTCGACCCAGTCACTGACAGACTTCCAGTCAGATAACGACGAGCTCACCACCAACCTGTCTACCTGGCTGCTGTTCAAGCCAGGCAGTAACCCAACACCTGCGAACAAGCTGCAGGGCTATCTGAGTCTCGACAAAAAGGGGGCGGAAGCCATCGCAAACGATCTGCCACGCCTTAGCAACGGGGAGTGCTACGCCAACGTGGACGGCACACCCAAGCGGGTGAAAGCCGTTCAGCTCTACAACAAAGCGACCTGGCAGAACCTCGGCTGACCCCGGGGCCTCTGCGTCCTAGCCCGAGGTCGGCATCAGGAGCAACGGGAGAGTCGCCAGCGCACAGACCAGCAGCAGCGTGTGGATGATCCGCATCACCTTTTTCGACTCCGGATTGCGCCAGACCATGACGACTGTCCAGAGCTGACCCGCCGCGAGAATCCCCATCGGCACCCCAAGGAGCCCCATCTGCTGCCCACTCCGCAGCAGGCCCGTAAAGACCAGCAGGATGACGATCAGAAAGACCAGCGACAGCACAAAGCTCCAGTAGCGGCTGAAAGAGACCGCCACCGTCGGCTTCGGGGTCCCCGCCGGCGGCTTCCGGCTCAGGTCCATCGCCCCCCGCAGAACCGCCATGAGGAAGAAGAGGGCGGCGAATCCGAGAAACGCCTGATACGCCGGGTGGAGCGCGACCGTCCCCTTCGAGACCAGTCCCGCGCCGCCCTGTGCAATGAACGTGAGGAGCATGAGCGCATTGTGCCCCTTCGCTGCCTCAATTGCTATCGCCCGTTACCCGGAGACCGTGCCCCAGCCTAACGGGGCACGGGCGCTGCGATTTTCGGGGGCGCGAATTCCGCGCCGTGGCGCGCGAGGAACTCCGCGATCGGGATCGCCCCCAGGTCGCCTTCATGGCGACGTCGCACTGCCACCTGTCCGCTCTCTTTTTCTTTGCCACCGACGATCAGCAGATACGGCACCTTTTGGATTTCGCCCTCGCGAATCTTGAAGCCGATCTTTTCGTTCCGGATGTCGGCATGGGCCCGTATCCCGGCGGCGAAGAGTTCCGCCGCCACCGCCTGGGCGTAGTCGGCCTGGGCATCGGTGATGTTCATCACCCGGACCTGCTCCGGCGCGAGCCAGGCCGGAAAGTTCCCCGCCACATGCTCGATGTAGACCCCCAGGAACCGTTCGATAGTTCCGAGGATCGCCCGATGGACCATGATCGGCTGGTGCTTGCTGTTGTCGGAGCCGATGTACTGCAGCCCGAAGCGTTGCGGCAAGTTGAAGTCGCACTGGATGGTCGCACCCTGCCAGGTCCTGCCGATGGCATCGCGCATGAAGAAGTCGATCTTCGGCCCATAGAAGGCGCCCCCCCCCGGATCCAGGCCGTAGTCCATGCCCCGGGCTTCCAGCGCCTCGATGAGTTTGCCGGTCGCCAGGTCCCAGATCTCATCGCTCCCCACCGACTTCGCCGGCTTGGTGGCCAGCTTCGCGGTATAGGGGAAGTCCATGGTGGTGTAGAGGAAGTCGACAAAGTCGATGACCCCCACCAGTTCGTCCACCAGCTGATCGGGGGTACAGAAAATGTGGGAGTCGTCCTGGGTCAGGGCCCGGACCCGCATCAGTCCGTGGAGGACACCACTCCGTTCATAGCGGTAGACCGTCCCGAATTCGAAGAAGCGTCGGGGGAGCGACCGGTAGCTGTGCTGCTCATCGCGGAAGATCACGATGTGTCCGGGGCAGTTCATCGGCTTGAGGCCGTACTGCGCCCCATCGTGATGCTCGAAGACATACATGTTTTCCCCGTAGTTCTCCAGATGCCCGGAAGTCTGCCACAGGGTGGACTTGAAGAGGTGCGGGGTCGCGACGATCTCATAACCGCGGGCCAGATGGTTCTGGAGCCACCAGTCCATCAGGACCTGCCGCAGCAGCGCCCCTTTCGGCTTATAGAGCGGCATCCCGGACCCGACAATCTCCGGGAACATGAAGAGTTCCATCTCCTGCCCGAGCTTCCGGTGATCCCGCTTTTTGGCTTCCTCGAGCATGGTCAGGTAGTCATCGAGGTCCTGCTTCTTGAAGAAGACGGTGCCGTAGATGCGCTGAAGCATCGGGTTCTTTTCCGAGCCCTTCCAGTACGCCCCGGACGTTGCGAGGAGCCGGACATGCTTCAGTTCGCCGGTGGACTGGACATGCGGTCCCCGGCAGAGATCCCAGAAGCGATCCTGTTTGTAGATGGTGATGGTGAGGTCGGCGGCTGGCGTCGCTGGCGCATCGACAGCATTGGCCGCTGCCCCGAGTTCGCCCCCTGCGAGTCGGGGTGCGACCGCCAGTTCCGCATCGTCTTCCGCATCGAACGCCACGTCACCGCCGCTTGCCAGAGCCTTTTCCAGTAATGACCTCAGATGCTCCGCCTTCAGTTGTTCGCCCTGTGCTTCCAGCCGGGCGATGGCGACATCGAAGGTTAATTCCTCTCGCTCGATAGGCAGGTCCTCTTTCGCGAGCCGTCGCATTTCCGCTTCGATCCTCGCGAGGTCTTCTTCGGTGAAGGGGCGCTCCACCTGGAAGTCATAGAAGAAGCCGTCTGCAGTGGCTGGCCCAAACCCCAGTTTGGCGCTGGGGAAGAGATTCTGGACCGCATTCGCCAGCAGGTGGGCTGCACTGTGGCGGAGCACATCGAGACCTTCCGGGTCGCGGCTGGTGACGATGGTGAGAGCCAGATCCTCGGTCAGGGGAGTGCGCAAATCGTAGAAGGTGCCATTGCTGCGAGCCCCGAGGGCCATTCGGGCGAGGTTGGGACTGATGCTGGCAGCGACTGTCAGTGGGGTGACCGGACCATCAAACTCTTTGAGGCTGCCATCGGGCAGAGTGATGCGGATCATGGGAACTCCCGTGATGCGCCCGCGATACGAGGGCGGAGTCGCGTAAAGGGGACCGCCCCGAAAGAGCAGTCAGGAGGGTCACTATACCTGACTGTACTGGTCGGATAGCAGTCCCTTCCCATTGCATGGGAAAGCAAAAGGGGCGCCCGGTGGGCACCCCGTAGTAGCTGTGTCATGCCAGTCAGCCGGAGCCTACGGGCAGGTGAAGACCTCGACGTTGTCGATGGACCAACCGCAAATCGGGTTGGCGTAGCCAAAGTTGGTTGGATCAGTGATCGAGAAGCGCAGGATCGCGTTGCCACCGACTTTGGAATCAATGTTCACGACCGGTGTTTCAACGACGCCAGCTGCCGAACCAGTCGCGGTATAGACTGGAGTGCCCCAGCTTGTGCCACCATCGGTCGAGACGTA
The bacterium genome window above contains:
- the thrZ gene encoding Threonine--tRNA ligase 2, whose translation is MIRITLPDGSLKEFDGPVTPLTVAASISPNLARMALGARSNGTFYDLRTPLTEDLALTIVTSRDPEGLDVLRHSAAHLLANAVQNLFPSAKLGFGPATADGFFYDFQVERPFTEEDLARIEAEMRRLAKEDLPIEREELTFDVAIARLEAQGEQLKAEHLRSLLEKALASGGDVAFDAEDDAELAVAPRLAGGELGAAANAVDAPATPAADLTITIYKQDRFWDLCRGPHVQSTGELKHVRLLATSGAYWKGSEKNPMLQRIYGTVFFKKQDLDDYLTMLEEAKKRDHRKLGQEMELFMFPEIVGSGMPLYKPKGALLRQVLMDWWLQNHLARGYEIVATPHLFKSTLWQTSGHLENYGENMYVFEHHDGAQYGLKPMNCPGHIVIFRDEQHSYRSLPRRFFEFGTVYRYERSGVLHGLMRVRALTQDDSHIFCTPDQLVDELVGVIDFVDFLYTTMDFPYTAKLATKPAKSVGSDEIWDLATGKLIEALEARGMDYGLDPGGGAFYGPKIDFFMRDAIGRTWQGATIQCDFNLPQRFGLQYIGSDNSKHQPIMVHRAILGTIERFLGVYIEHVAGNFPAWLAPEQVRVMNITDAQADYAQAVAAELFAAGIRAHADIRNEKIGFKIREGEIQKVPYLLIVGGKEKESGQVAVRRRHEGDLGAIPIAEFLARHGAEFAPPKIAAPVPR